From one Nonomuraea polychroma genomic stretch:
- a CDS encoding transketolase C-terminal domain-containing protein, translating to MRQRFVDVTSELLDTNGNLAVLTADLSTEMFSHARKRHPARVINVGIREQLLISMTGGISLVGMRPIAHSFAPFLIERPFEQIKLDLNHQGVGAVLVSAGASYDIASGGRTHQSPGDVALLSTLPDWTIHVPGHADEAEVMLRDAAARDDLIYIRLSNQSNRQPYATPGNDRLTMLRTGTQATVIAVGPLCDAVLEATADLDVNVLYAATVRPFDGDTLRQSVAGQAVPRVVLVEPMLEGTSSTEVLRSLSGKPVRLLPLGVAREELRYYGTPAQHAIAHGLDAAGLRRSISFFINEQ from the coding sequence ACTCACCGCCGACCTGAGCACCGAGATGTTCAGCCACGCCAGGAAACGGCATCCGGCGAGGGTCATCAATGTCGGGATTCGCGAGCAGCTGCTGATCAGCATGACGGGCGGGATATCGCTTGTCGGAATGCGTCCCATCGCGCACAGCTTCGCCCCGTTCCTGATCGAGCGCCCCTTCGAACAGATCAAGCTCGACCTGAACCATCAGGGCGTTGGGGCGGTCCTCGTGAGCGCGGGCGCGTCTTACGACATCGCGAGCGGCGGGCGTACCCATCAGTCGCCTGGCGATGTCGCGCTCCTGAGCACGCTGCCTGACTGGACCATCCACGTCCCCGGCCACGCCGACGAGGCCGAGGTCATGCTCCGGGACGCCGCCGCCCGCGACGACCTCATCTACATCAGGTTGTCGAACCAGAGCAACAGGCAGCCGTACGCCACGCCAGGCAACGACCGCCTCACCATGCTGCGTACCGGGACGCAGGCGACGGTCATAGCGGTCGGGCCGCTGTGCGACGCGGTGCTGGAGGCGACCGCGGACCTGGACGTCAACGTCCTGTACGCGGCAACGGTACGGCCGTTCGACGGGGACACGCTCCGGCAGTCGGTCGCCGGTCAGGCAGTGCCCCGAGTCGTCCTCGTCGAGCCGATGCTGGAAGGAACCTCCAGCACAGAAGTCCTGCGCAGCCTGAGCGGCAAGCCGGTCAGGCTTCTTCCGCTAGGCGTCGCCAGGGAGGAACTGCGGTATTACGGCACTCCCGCTCAGCATGCGATCGCTCACGGGCTGGACGCCGCCGGGCTCCGCCGGTCAATCAGCTTCTTCATCAACGAACAGTAA